One stretch of Malus domestica chromosome 14, GDT2T_hap1 DNA includes these proteins:
- the LOC103454842 gene encoding protein DMR6-LIKE OXYGENASE 2-like — protein MATTTNLLLTDLMSGVNHIPSNYIRPISDRPNFTDFQVSDASSIPLIDLKDLHGPTHSDIIKQIGLACQTDGFFEVKNHGVPEIMIKDMLNIAREFFQLPESERLKMYSDDPSKTTRLSTSFNVRTEKLSNWRDFLRLHCYPLQDYVQEWPNNPPLFREQVGEYCTNVRGLVLRLLEAISESLGLEKNCIVKALGKQGQHMALNYYPPCPQPELTYGLPGHTDANLITVLLQDEVPGLQVLRNGKWVAVNPIPNTFIVNIGDMMQVISNNRYKSVLHRAVVNCNSERISIPTFYCPSPDAVIGPAKELINYDHPAMYRNFTYAEYYEKFWNKGLATECCLDLFKPI, from the exons ATGGCCACCACAACAAACCTACTGCTTACAGACCTCATGTCTGGTGTGAACCATATCCCTTCAAACTACATCAGACCCATCTCCGATCGTCCAAATTTCACTGATTTTCAGGTATCAGATGCCTCCTCCATTCCTCTCATTGATCTCAAGGACCTCCATGGCCCAACGCACTCGGATATTATCAAACAGATTGGTCTAGCATGCCAGACTGATGGTTTCTTTGAG GTGAAAAATCATGGAGTTCCAGAGATAATGATAAAAGACATGTTGAATATAGCAAGAGAGTTTTTCCAATTACCAGAGAGCGAGAGGTTGAAGATGTACTCAGATGACCCTTCTAAGACAACCAGGCTCTCCACCAGTTTTAACGTCAGGACTGAAAAACTGTCCAATTGGAGGGACTTCCTTAGGCTCCATTGCTACCCTCTTCAAGACTATGTCCAAGAATGGCCTAACAATCCCCCATTGTTCAG GGAGCAAGTGGGTGAGTACTGCACAAATGTGAGAGGATTGGTGCTGAGATTGCTTGAGGCCATATCAGAGAGTTTGGGCTTGGAAAAGAACTGTATTGTTAAGGCATTGGGGAAGCAAGGGCAGCATATGGCTTTGAATTACTATCCACCTTGTCCTCAACCAGAGCTGACTTATGGATTGCCTGGACATACTGATGCCAACCTAATCACCGTCCTTCTCCAAGATGAAGTGCCTGGATTGCAGGTCCTTAGAAATGGCAAGTGGGTTGCTGTCAACCCTATTCCCAACACTTTCATTGTCAATATTGGGGATATGATGCAG GTAATTAGCAACAATCGGTACAAGAGTGTACTCCATAGAGCTGTGGTAAATTGTAACTCAGAGAGAATATCGATCCCAACTTTCTATTGTCCATCACCAGATGCAGTAATTGGGCCTGCCAAGGAGCTCATCAACTATGACCACCCAGCCATGTACAGAAACTTCACATATGCCGAGTACTATGAGAAATTCTGGAATAAAGGACTTGCAACTGAGTGCTGCTTAGACTTGTTTAAACCCATTTGA
- the LOC103454840 gene encoding protein DMR6-LIKE OXYGENASE 2-like: MATTTKLLLTDLMSGVNHIPSKYIRPITDRPNLTDFQISDTSSIPLIDLKDLHGPTHSDIIKQIGLACQTDGFFQVKNHGVPETMIKNMLTIAREFFQLPESERLKMYSDDPSKTTRLSTSFNVRTEKLSNWRDFLRLHCYPLQDYVQEWPNNPPLFREQVGEYCTNVRELVLRLLEAISESLGLEKNYIVKALGKQGQHMALNYYPPCPQPELTYGLPGHTDANLITILLQDEVPGLQVLRNGKWVAVNPIPNTFIVNIGDMMQVISNNRYKSVLHRAVVNCNSERISIPTFYCPSPDAVIGPAEELINYDNPAMYRNFTYAEYYEKFWNKGLATECCLDLFKPA, encoded by the exons ATGGCCACCACAACAAAGCTACTGCTAACAGACCTCATGTCTGGTGTGAACCATATCCCTTCAAAGTACATCAGACCCATCACCGACCGTCCCAATCTCACTGATTTTCAGATATCAGATACCTCCTCCATTCCTCTCATTGATCTCAAGGACCTCCATGGCCCAACGCACTCTGATATTATCAAACAGATTGGTCTAGCATGCCAAACTGATGGTTTCTTTCAG GTGAAAAATCATGGAGTTCCAGAGACAATGATAAAAAACATGTTGACTATAGCAAGAGAGTTTTTCCAATTACCAGAGAGTGAGAGGTTGAAGATGTACTCAGATGACCCTTCTAAGACCACCAGGCTTTCTACCAGTTTCAATGTCAGGACTGAAAAACTGTCCAACTGGAGGGACTTCCTTAGACTCCATTGCTACCCTCTTCAAGACTATGTCCAAGAATGGCCTAACAATCCCCCATTGTTCAG GGAGCAAGTGGGTGAGTACTGCACAAATGTGAGAGAATTGGTGCTGAGATTGCTTGAGGCCATATCAGAGAGTTTGGGCTTGGAAAAAAACTATATTGTTAAGGCATTGGGGAAGCAAGGGCAGCATATGGCTTTGAATTACTATCCACCTTGTCCACAGCCAGAGCTGACTTATGGATTGCCTGGACATACTGACGCCAACCTAATCACCATCCTTCTTCAAGATGAAGTGCCTGGATTACAGGTCCTTAGAAATGGCAAGTGGGTTGCTGTCAACCCTATTCCCAACACTTTCATTGTCAATATTGGTGATATGATGCAG GTAATTAGCAACAATCGGTACAAGAGTGTTCTCCATAGAGCTGTGGTAAATTGTAACTCAGAGAGAATATCGATCCCAACTTTCTACTGTCCATCACCAGATGCAGTAATTGGGCCTGCCGAGGAGCTCATCAACTATGACAACCCAGCCATGTACAGAAACTTCACATATGCCGAGTACTATGAGAAATTCTGGAATAAAGGGCTTGCAACTGAGTGCTGCTTAGACTTGTTCAAACCCGCTTGA